Within Desulfomicrobium escambiense DSM 10707, the genomic segment GGTGAAGCCGGCCTGCCCGAAGACCAGGGCCAGGACGACGAAGATGGCCCCGATCATCAGGGGGGCTCCCCCCGTGCGCGCACCGAAGCGGTAGTGGGCCGCCAGTCCGCCGGTGCCGTGGCACATGGGGACGCCGCCGAAGAATCCCGCAGGCAGGTTGGCCAGTCCCATGGTGAAGGCGAAACTGCCCGCCTTGGCCTTGGCCAGCTTCGGGTCCTCGGGGAAGAGGACCGAGCATGTATCCGCCGTGCCGACGCAGGCGTTGCCGATGGTCAGGGGTATCTGGGGCAGGATCAGCATGATGAAGGCTGTCCAGAGGTCGTGCAGTGAAAACGACATGACCCGGACGCTTGTCGGGCCGAGGGCCAGGACCTGCCCGTCGAGGCCGCCCAGCAGGTATCCGGACGCAATGCCCAAGCCCACGGCTGCGATGGCTGCCGGCACCCGCTTGTTGTCGAGCAGGAGCAGTACGAGGGCGAAGACGATGAAGCCCAGGATCAGGTTGATGTTCGAATCCGGAAAATGGCCAGCCACTCCTGACATGAAGAGGTCCTTCGTGACGATCAGTTCGACCCCCTTCCTGAGGAATACCAGCCCCAGCGCAAGCTGGATGCCCCGCACCACCGGCGGCGTGAAGAGCTTCGCCAGCCTGTCCACGATGCCTGTCAGGGAGAACAGCAGGAGCAGACCTCCGAAAATTACGCCCGCCGCTCCGATGACGGGTTCCGTGATTTCGCCCGGAAAGGCGATGGCGATGGCACCCACGGCCTTCAAGGGTTGAACCGGCACGGGAAGTTTGTAATACCAAGCTGTTATGATGTAGAAAATACCGAAAGAAAGGAAGACGGTCGTGGGGCTGAGCTTGTTGATGAGGATCATGCCGACGACAATCGGGAGCAGGGTCCCCAGGTCACCGAACGACCCCGCCAGTTCGACGCGATCGAACCGGAAATCGTTGAGGAGTTTGCCGGCCCTGCTGCCTGGGCGTTCCGGAGAAGAGGCGTGAGCTTCCGTTTTTGTCTGGGTTTCTTGAGCCATGTGGTCACCTCGCTGGATCGGGACAGATGCGGAATGAACTGGGCCCTTGACTTATTGACACGCTTAAAATAATTTTCGTGTCTATATGGAAGACAAATACGTATGTTCGAAGATGTCGTCAAGAATTTTGAGACAGGGCTGATTGTTCTAACATGTCGATATTGATTGTGATTTAATTCTTGTGAAAATATTCTTCAGGATTTGCAGCCCAAGACTTCGGCTGCGCATCCGAGAACGTTATCGACGGCGGCAAACGCGAGGTTGACACGGCCATGAATCGCAGATTGTCCTGGCATGCGGCCGGGGATTTGATTATTTGACTGACATGGGATCGCGGCGCGTCAAGCGTACGCGGGAAGTCGAGGCTTCAGGCTCCGCCGGGCCTTCACGGAAATTCACACACAACCACGGAGGCGACATTGAGCTCTTCTCTCATCAAGGAAAAATCCGAAGCCGGCAGGCTGCACATCGATACCCCCCTCATGGGCGAGTCCCTGGTCAGCAAGAAGTTCCTGGCCAAAACCGAGTCGGCGGAATACTTCCGCATGCACCCGGACGTGAACGTGCTCAAGATCGGCGGGCAGTCCATCATGGACCGCGGCTCCAAGGCGTTGTTCCCTATCATCGACGTGCTGCTCCAGGCCAAGGAGCAGTTCAAGATCCTGCTCATGACCGGCGGCGGCACCCGCGCCCGCCACGTCTACAACATCGGTGTGGACCTGGGCATGCCCACGGGCGTGCTGTCCAAACTCGGCGACAAGGTTTCGTCCCAGAACGCCGAGATGCTGGCCGTGCTTCTGGCCAAGCACGG encodes:
- a CDS encoding putative sulfate/molybdate transporter; amino-acid sequence: MAQETQTKTEAHASSPERPGSRAGKLLNDFRFDRVELAGSFGDLGTLLPIVVGMILINKLSPTTVFLSFGIFYIITAWYYKLPVPVQPLKAVGAIAIAFPGEITEPVIGAAGVIFGGLLLLFSLTGIVDRLAKLFTPPVVRGIQLALGLVFLRKGVELIVTKDLFMSGVAGHFPDSNINLILGFIVFALVLLLLDNKRVPAAIAAVGLGIASGYLLGGLDGQVLALGPTSVRVMSFSLHDLWTAFIMLILPQIPLTIGNACVGTADTCSVLFPEDPKLAKAKAGSFAFTMGLANLPAGFFGGVPMCHGTGGLAAHYRFGARTGGAPLMIGAIFVVLALVFGQAGFTFLTLIPNSVLGVLLIFAGLELCPLVRSLKANEEYFVALLISGISLAVPNMAWAFGIGILADLFIRKAKIKI